From a region of the Streptomyces sp. NBC_01454 genome:
- a CDS encoding GIY-YIG nuclease family protein, with protein MRQIFAGETAGPNKRSKRRARVLQRLVKGSMPHPGVAGKGSTETAVYRLFNEGDELLYVGISRNPMARWAEHAERHWWAQVSQFTVEWHPTREAALSVELQTIHDDKPAHNVLGTPRSEVGIAMAAFFSAARVVRSE; from the coding sequence ATGCGGCAGATCTTCGCGGGCGAGACGGCCGGCCCCAACAAACGAAGCAAGAGGAGGGCTCGGGTGTTACAACGGCTAGTGAAGGGGTCGATGCCCCATCCAGGGGTGGCAGGTAAAGGCAGCACTGAAACGGCGGTCTATCGGCTGTTCAATGAAGGTGATGAGTTGCTATACGTCGGCATCAGTCGTAACCCCATGGCTCGGTGGGCCGAGCATGCAGAGAGGCACTGGTGGGCGCAGGTCTCGCAGTTCACGGTCGAGTGGCACCCGACGCGTGAGGCAGCGCTCAGTGTTGAATTACAGACGATTCATGATGACAAGCCTGCCCACAACGTCCTAGGGACGCCGCGCAGCGAGGTGGGTATCGCTATGGCAGCTTTCTTTTCGGCGGCGCGCGTCGTGCGGTCTGAGTAG
- a CDS encoding DNA cytosine methyltransferase gives MTLRIGSLFSGYGGLDLGVQAVLGGKIAWHCQYDPEDKFQYAARILAHHWPGVPNLGEISAVNWQCVLDELGPIDVVLGGFPCTDLSSAGQRLGLMIGTRSGLWHYMLRAIAVLRPRLVVIENVRGILSTKARSGVEPCPCCVEYAGSKPLLRALGAVLGDLAAVGFDAEWAGVRASEIGAPHERFREFVLAWPADASGPGLEGQRILGAVAEHAAAAADTTHVGHERRGETRNGRTGLADGGRSAADTDGERLSTYGEPPAGRFGVRQQAGNDLDGRNSTAPYAESVGRGEGRTESAGQFGRPDAAERGSEAAASAYHVGRGQGERQLQPRHPDIEWGGYEPAIRRWEAILGRPHPRPTDDRGRLAAEFSEWMQGLAAGHVCSVPAAPGMSEAALRNARLKALGNGVVPLQAEAALRLLLARVLPEVPLLLGDEEAA, from the coding sequence GTGACTCTGCGAATTGGATCGCTGTTCAGCGGATACGGCGGGCTCGACCTGGGAGTGCAGGCAGTGCTCGGCGGCAAGATCGCGTGGCACTGCCAGTACGACCCCGAGGACAAGTTCCAGTACGCCGCGCGCATCCTCGCCCACCATTGGCCCGGCGTGCCGAACCTCGGCGAAATCAGCGCCGTCAACTGGCAGTGCGTGCTCGACGAGCTCGGGCCGATCGACGTCGTTCTCGGTGGCTTCCCTTGCACCGATCTCTCATCCGCCGGGCAACGGCTGGGACTCATGATCGGCACGCGCTCGGGCTTGTGGCATTACATGCTGCGCGCGATCGCCGTACTACGGCCCCGATTGGTGGTGATCGAGAATGTTCGCGGCATCCTCTCGACGAAAGCACGTAGCGGAGTGGAGCCCTGCCCGTGCTGTGTGGAGTACGCAGGAAGTAAGCCTCTTCTGCGGGCACTCGGTGCCGTACTCGGCGACCTGGCCGCCGTCGGGTTCGATGCGGAGTGGGCGGGCGTACGCGCTTCGGAGATCGGCGCTCCCCATGAACGATTCCGCGAGTTCGTCCTCGCATGGCCTGCCGACGCCAGCGGCCCGGGACTGGAAGGGCAACGGATACTCGGGGCAGTTGCCGAACACGCTGCGGCTGCTGCCGACACCACGCACGTCGGACACGAACGGCGCGGGGAAACACGGAACGGGCGGACCGGACTTGCGGACGGCGGTCGCTCTGCTGCCGACACCGACGGCGAGCGACTCTCGACATACGGCGAACCACCGGCCGGACGGTTCGGCGTACGGCAGCAGGCAGGGAATGACCTTGACGGACGCAACTCGACTGCTCCCTACGCCGAGAGCGTCGGACGGGGAGAAGGGCGGACCGAATCAGCGGGGCAGTTCGGGCGACCTGACGCTGCCGAGCGCGGCAGCGAGGCTGCTGCCAGCGCCTACCACGTCGGACGGGGTCAGGGCGAACGACAGCTACAGCCAAGGCACCCCGACATTGAATGGGGTGGGTACGAACCCGCGATCCGGCGTTGGGAAGCGATTCTCGGGCGCCCTCACCCCCGGCCAACTGACGATCGAGGGCGTCTAGCCGCTGAGTTCTCGGAGTGGATGCAAGGGCTCGCCGCTGGGCATGTCTGCTCGGTGCCCGCCGCGCCCGGAATGAGCGAGGCAGCACTACGAAACGCCCGGCTCAAGGCGCTCGGCAACGGCGTCGTCCCCTTGCAAGCCGAGGCCGCGCTGCGTCTGCTGCTCGCTCGTGTCCTTCCCGAGGTGCCGCTGCTCCTTGGGGACGAAGAAGCGGCGTGA
- a CDS encoding bifunctional DNA primase/polymerase, producing the protein MKTRRCERCDEQLGARHAHNARYCSGRCRVAAHRARRTLPDELTSRPRWVRRTSRKLPITVDGDTASSTDPETWSRYRDAARSTAGAGLGFVLDGDGLVCLDLDHCLYGDRLAPWAQRIVDAAGPTWVERSVSGDGLHVWGLGELPHGRRISVGTGTVELYGTGRYIAVTGDTWGDTPRRLGDLSAVIHELL; encoded by the coding sequence ATGAAGACGCGCCGCTGTGAGCGCTGCGACGAGCAGCTCGGCGCCCGGCACGCGCATAACGCGCGGTACTGCTCGGGCCGCTGCCGCGTGGCGGCGCATCGTGCCCGTCGCACACTGCCCGACGAGCTCACGAGCCGGCCCCGTTGGGTGCGCCGCACCTCGCGGAAGCTGCCGATCACGGTCGACGGCGACACGGCGAGCAGCACCGACCCCGAGACGTGGTCGCGCTACCGCGACGCCGCCCGCTCGACGGCGGGCGCCGGGCTCGGGTTCGTCCTCGACGGCGACGGGCTCGTGTGCCTCGACCTCGATCACTGCCTGTACGGCGACCGGCTCGCCCCGTGGGCGCAGCGCATCGTCGACGCCGCCGGTCCGACATGGGTCGAGCGATCGGTGTCCGGCGACGGGCTGCACGTCTGGGGACTCGGCGAGCTGCCGCATGGCCGGCGCATCAGCGTCGGGACCGGGACGGTCGAGCTGTACGGGACCGGCCGGTATATCGCGGTCACGGGCGACACCTGGGGCGACACACCTCGGCGGCTCGGCGATCTGTCCGCCGTCATTCACGAACTGCTGTAG
- a CDS encoding phage terminase small subunit, with product MHEWTTVADERYEGPRPELPEARRVEWTDRELGRCSEMQPLQQLTRVWWERITGMPHCVLWDDGDWQFAITTAMVADAVFSGDVRLAGELRQRERVIGTTLDARRDLRIRYVPVEDNDQDDEQPAAAAADARPVTRLADRRRRLTADAP from the coding sequence GTGCACGAGTGGACGACCGTCGCCGACGAACGGTACGAGGGACCGCGGCCCGAGCTGCCCGAAGCGCGGCGGGTCGAGTGGACCGATCGCGAGCTCGGGCGCTGCTCGGAAATGCAGCCGTTGCAGCAGCTCACCCGCGTGTGGTGGGAGCGCATCACCGGTATGCCGCACTGCGTTCTCTGGGATGACGGCGACTGGCAGTTCGCCATCACGACCGCCATGGTCGCCGACGCCGTGTTCTCCGGCGACGTCCGGCTCGCCGGCGAGCTGCGGCAGCGCGAGCGTGTGATCGGCACGACCCTCGACGCCCGGCGAGATCTCCGCATCCGGTACGTGCCGGTCGAGGACAACGACCAGGACGACGAGCAGCCGGCCGCCGCGGCCGCCGATGCGCGGCCGGTGACCCGGCTCGCCGACCGTCGGCGCCGGTTGACCGCCGATGCCCCGTGA
- a CDS encoding Terminase: MPRELVRARDHDRTLSLGWLALAWKEHFCVHGPGDIQGRPLDPDDPDGVPLDDELAALTVDAYALDGSGRRLYDSTFFSRAKGRDKSGTAGRFVLFEAFGPCRFAGWAEGGERFRWRDFEYVYERGEPMGRPVVYPFIRCLATEEGQAGNTYDSVLFNLTDGPLGEDLPGDAAGVTRVILPDGGEIVPSTASNAAKDGGKETFVVFDETHLYVLPELRRMYATVRRNMAKRKEASPWSLETSTMYAPGEGSVAEETHTLAKLIREGKTRRERLLFDHRQAPEGVDLTDEAAVRSALVESYGDFAAVMDLDRIVNEIFDPRNSPSDSRRYFFNLAEAAADAWLAEPELIAVSDLDKVIADGDMITLGFDGSRKRSRKVTDATALIGCRVSDGHLFEIGVWEQPAGAAGEQWEVPKAEVLAAIETAFERYTVVGFFADPAKWQEHVTGWEARYGTRLAVKATRDHPVEWWMTGGRAIHIVRATQRLLDAILEREVTYDGSYAMTRHFLNARRREGRTGIQIMKENPDSPRKIDAAVASILAFEARSQAVAKGLAEAAAPMGGFTF, from the coding sequence ATGCCCCGTGAGCTCGTTCGCGCCCGGGACCATGACCGCACCCTGTCGCTAGGTTGGCTCGCGCTCGCGTGGAAAGAGCATTTCTGCGTGCACGGGCCCGGCGATATTCAGGGCCGGCCGCTCGACCCCGACGACCCCGACGGCGTTCCGCTCGACGACGAGCTCGCGGCGCTCACGGTCGATGCCTACGCCCTCGACGGGTCCGGGCGCCGGCTGTACGACTCGACGTTCTTCTCTCGGGCGAAGGGGCGCGACAAGAGCGGCACCGCCGGGCGGTTCGTGCTCTTCGAGGCATTCGGGCCGTGCCGGTTCGCCGGCTGGGCCGAGGGCGGCGAGCGGTTCCGGTGGCGCGACTTCGAGTACGTCTACGAGCGCGGCGAACCCATGGGTCGCCCGGTCGTGTATCCGTTCATTCGCTGCCTGGCCACGGAGGAGGGGCAGGCAGGGAACACGTACGACAGCGTCCTCTTTAACCTCACCGACGGGCCGCTCGGCGAGGATCTGCCGGGCGACGCCGCGGGCGTGACCCGGGTCATCCTTCCGGACGGCGGCGAGATCGTCCCCTCGACGGCGTCCAACGCTGCGAAGGACGGCGGTAAAGAGACGTTCGTCGTGTTCGACGAGACGCACCTGTACGTGCTGCCCGAGCTGCGCCGCATGTACGCGACGGTCCGGCGCAACATGGCGAAGCGCAAAGAGGCTTCGCCATGGTCGCTGGAGACGTCGACGATGTACGCGCCGGGCGAGGGGTCCGTCGCCGAGGAGACGCACACGCTCGCGAAGCTCATCCGGGAAGGCAAGACCCGGCGCGAGCGGCTGCTCTTCGATCACCGGCAGGCGCCCGAGGGCGTCGACCTCACCGACGAGGCTGCGGTGCGCTCGGCGCTCGTCGAGTCGTACGGCGACTTCGCCGCGGTGATGGACCTCGATCGGATCGTCAACGAGATTTTCGACCCGCGGAACTCGCCGAGCGACAGCCGGCGGTACTTCTTCAACTTGGCGGAAGCGGCCGCCGATGCGTGGCTCGCCGAGCCCGAGCTGATCGCCGTAAGCGACCTCGACAAGGTGATCGCCGACGGCGACATGATCACGCTCGGATTCGACGGCTCACGCAAGCGCTCGCGGAAGGTCACGGACGCGACGGCTCTCATCGGCTGCCGCGTATCCGACGGGCACCTCTTCGAGATCGGCGTATGGGAGCAGCCGGCCGGCGCCGCGGGCGAGCAATGGGAGGTGCCGAAGGCCGAGGTTCTCGCGGCGATCGAGACGGCGTTCGAGCGGTACACCGTCGTCGGGTTCTTCGCGGACCCGGCGAAGTGGCAGGAACACGTGACCGGTTGGGAAGCGCGCTACGGCACGCGGCTCGCGGTCAAGGCGACCCGCGATCACCCCGTCGAGTGGTGGATGACCGGCGGCCGCGCGATTCACATCGTGCGGGCAACGCAACGCCTACTCGACGCGATCCTCGAACGCGAGGTGACCTACGACGGGTCGTACGCCATGACCCGGCACTTCCTCAACGCCCGCCGCCGAGAGGGGCGTACGGGCATCCAGATCATGAAGGAGAACCCCGACTCGCCGCGCAAGATCGATGCCGCGGTCGCGAGCATCCTCGCGTTCGAAGCGCGGTCGCAGGCGGTCGCAAAGGGGCTCGCCGAAGCGGCCGCCCCGATGGGCGGGTTCACGTTCTGA
- a CDS encoding phage tail tube protein, with product MSTPTPPVLEDGLRNDYIRKQLMQAVYAADYSAAVVATPFNSSDGALTAIPTGYVPVGYTTDDGVTFTGDLSMADVTSSQAVEPTRSDVESDVLSAQYAAQETNQATVALFEGLPLSGTGALPTIGSAWQWDRPATPKNPYRRLLFIGLDYSDSGEEIYVIKFFPRARLTSRDDEQWARSTETQRPVTFTAYRDPVLKTPCRNWIDGPGWRSFAPPSGG from the coding sequence ATGTCCACACCGACCCCGCCGGTCCTCGAAGACGGGCTCAGGAACGACTACATCCGCAAGCAGCTCATGCAGGCTGTTTACGCCGCGGACTACTCGGCGGCTGTCGTCGCGACCCCGTTCAACTCGTCCGACGGCGCCCTTACGGCGATCCCTACCGGCTACGTCCCGGTCGGCTACACCACTGACGACGGCGTCACCTTCACCGGTGATCTGTCGATGGCCGACGTCACCTCGTCGCAGGCGGTCGAGCCGACCCGGTCCGACGTCGAGTCGGACGTGCTCAGCGCGCAGTACGCGGCACAGGAAACCAATCAGGCGACGGTCGCGCTCTTCGAGGGACTGCCACTGTCGGGCACAGGTGCACTGCCGACGATCGGCTCGGCGTGGCAGTGGGACCGCCCCGCGACGCCGAAGAACCCGTACCGCCGGCTGCTCTTCATCGGCCTCGACTACAGCGACAGCGGCGAAGAGATCTACGTGATCAAGTTCTTCCCGCGAGCCCGACTCACCTCGCGCGATGACGAGCAGTGGGCGCGCAGCACCGAGACGCAGCGACCGGTGACGTTCACCGCGTACCGCGATCCCGTGCTCAAGACCCCGTGCCGCAACTGGATCGATGGGCCCGGCTGGAGGTCGTTCGCTCCCCCGTCCGGCGGCTGA
- a CDS encoding HNH endonuclease, with translation MTGRWEGSTRHDELPADWPAIRAAVLARDEHRCRQINEGRVCRRWANQVDHIRRGNDHRPENLQSLCAECHAIKSSREGNAAPRITRWRPTERHPGLL, from the coding sequence ATGACCGGCCGGTGGGAAGGCAGCACACGGCACGACGAGCTGCCCGCGGACTGGCCGGCCATCCGTGCGGCAGTCCTCGCACGGGACGAGCACCGGTGCCGACAGATCAACGAGGGCAGGGTGTGCCGGCGCTGGGCGAATCAGGTCGACCACATCAGGCGCGGCAACGATCACCGGCCCGAGAACCTGCAATCGCTGTGTGCCGAGTGCCACGCGATCAAGAGCAGCCGCGAGGGCAACGCCGCCCCGCGCATCACCCGATGGCGGCCGACCGAACGACATCCTGGGCTGCTGTAG
- a CDS encoding head decoration protein — translation MNLTTTTETFGQDDQSWLASAHGTSNARTITLDTSAFTPATHYPNGYFPSGLPLGRITATGLFGPYDNTAADGRETLVGHLFTAVKSPTVNTIDPQGALFWHGGVVEAKLPRPVDAAGKTDVAGRITYF, via the coding sequence ATGAACCTCACCACCACGACCGAGACCTTCGGTCAAGACGATCAGTCGTGGCTCGCGTCCGCGCACGGAACGAGCAACGCGAGGACGATCACCCTCGACACCTCGGCGTTCACTCCAGCCACGCACTACCCGAACGGCTACTTCCCGAGCGGTCTGCCCCTGGGGCGGATCACCGCGACCGGGCTGTTCGGACCGTATGACAACACCGCGGCCGACGGTCGCGAGACCCTCGTCGGTCACCTCTTCACCGCGGTGAAGTCGCCGACCGTCAACACCATCGACCCGCAGGGCGCTCTCTTCTGGCACGGCGGCGTCGTCGAGGCCAAGCTGCCGCGCCCCGTCGACGCTGCCGGGAAGACGGACGTCGCCGGCCGGATCACCTACTTCTGA
- a CDS encoding pentapeptide repeat-containing protein, with product MTVGDRDGYLDSLHTRDDIDLRGTTFGPELLELLLSSMCDAIDNVCRIGNADFSEAYFLEQCDFSDVIFTQSVNFSQAWLENPNFTRTEFSGVASFIAATFPTGAFFGEGIFRDRVEFNNAKFTQDMLFIECAIAEGASFWDATFGGQVSFARTVARRLDFTRSQFNAHTGQLGPFYCPGSASFRQAVFARPVEIDAMATYVYFHGTRWESAATIRLRHAQVSLDNATLTQPVSIKSHPTHFADFDASIDWPVKRAQLTSLRGVDCSFLSLGDVDLSQCQLSGAFHLDLIRLEGHSTFAIPPAGWKLRIGFPFNWTRRQVIDEERQWRALPSHSAALRRGWGDPPENEHDIPGLAALTVIYRQLRKAREDAKDEPGAADFYYGEMEMRRHSHTWRQAERWLLQAYWLLSGYGLRASRALGWLATAMLTTIVLMMGFGLPNDPPKQTATGTVPADGGKVAFKFDKEDPRNPTGDRFTGKRFEKALNVTLNSVIFRASGQDLTTAGTYIEMVSRLAEPVLLGFAGLAVRGRVKRGS from the coding sequence ATGACCGTGGGCGATCGGGACGGCTACCTGGACAGCCTGCATACGCGGGACGATATAGATCTTCGAGGAACTACATTCGGTCCAGAGTTGCTCGAATTGCTGCTTAGCAGCATGTGTGACGCGATCGATAACGTCTGCCGCATCGGGAATGCCGACTTCTCAGAGGCGTACTTCCTTGAGCAGTGCGACTTCAGTGATGTCATTTTCACGCAGTCGGTTAATTTCTCTCAGGCGTGGCTTGAAAATCCCAACTTCACTCGCACGGAGTTCTCAGGGGTGGCAAGCTTTATTGCTGCAACATTCCCCACGGGAGCATTCTTCGGCGAAGGGATTTTCAGGGATCGAGTGGAATTCAACAATGCAAAATTCACACAGGACATGCTATTCATCGAATGCGCCATCGCTGAGGGAGCCTCATTTTGGGATGCGACCTTCGGCGGCCAGGTGTCATTTGCCCGAACAGTAGCAAGGAGACTCGACTTCACTCGATCTCAATTCAATGCCCACACCGGGCAACTGGGTCCATTCTACTGCCCCGGCAGCGCAAGCTTCAGGCAAGCAGTATTTGCAAGGCCCGTCGAAATAGACGCCATGGCCACATACGTATACTTCCACGGAACCCGCTGGGAGTCAGCAGCTACGATTCGTCTGAGGCATGCCCAAGTGAGCCTGGATAACGCCACGCTAACTCAACCGGTTTCAATTAAGTCGCATCCGACTCACTTCGCAGATTTCGACGCTTCAATCGACTGGCCTGTGAAGAGAGCTCAGCTGACTTCACTCCGCGGAGTAGACTGCTCCTTCCTCTCACTGGGGGATGTGGATCTTTCGCAGTGTCAACTTTCGGGCGCCTTCCACCTCGATCTAATAAGACTGGAGGGCCACAGTACGTTTGCAATACCCCCAGCAGGATGGAAGCTTCGTATCGGGTTTCCGTTCAACTGGACTCGGCGTCAGGTCATCGATGAAGAACGCCAATGGCGTGCCCTGCCGAGTCACTCCGCCGCCCTTCGTCGCGGCTGGGGAGACCCTCCCGAAAACGAACACGATATCCCTGGCCTTGCCGCCCTGACAGTCATCTACCGCCAACTGCGAAAGGCACGCGAGGACGCAAAGGACGAACCGGGCGCTGCGGATTTCTACTACGGCGAGATGGAGATGCGCCGTCACAGCCACACATGGAGGCAGGCTGAACGCTGGCTGCTCCAGGCGTACTGGCTGTTGTCCGGCTATGGGCTGCGCGCCTCCCGGGCCCTCGGCTGGCTTGCCACCGCCATGCTCACAACGATCGTGCTAATGATGGGCTTCGGCCTACCCAACGACCCCCCGAAGCAGACGGCAACCGGCACCGTCCCGGCTGACGGCGGCAAGGTGGCGTTCAAATTCGACAAAGAAGACCCCCGCAACCCGACCGGCGACCGCTTCACGGGCAAACGCTTCGAGAAAGCACTGAACGTCACTCTCAACTCCGTCATATTCCGCGCCAGTGGCCAAGACCTCACCACCGCCGGCACCTACATCGAAATGGTCTCCCGCCTCGCCGAACCAGTACTCCTCGGTTTCGCCGGGCTCGCGGTCCGAGGGCGAGTCAAGCGAGGAAGCTGA
- a CDS encoding zinc finger domain-containing protein has product MDTQEVIRLLAEISLIDDRVVKTNETEQIAQVRLWAAALINVPYEFAGEAVGRHYAESAWAVMPKDIAARWRTVARDRMARHAERRAPDADPDDVDGYVLALRADRSAVVTGAEPPARVRAELARVGRTLDEPAPANPRYLAAKAAMFPKRDKPAGPPELGVRCPTCEANAGRPCKTLGRERVMGNTHPDRQRDHFVAQQQGASA; this is encoded by the coding sequence ATGGACACGCAGGAAGTGATCAGGCTGCTCGCCGAGATCAGCCTCATCGATGACCGGGTCGTCAAGACCAACGAGACCGAGCAGATCGCGCAGGTGCGTCTCTGGGCCGCGGCACTGATCAACGTGCCGTACGAGTTCGCCGGCGAGGCGGTCGGCCGCCACTACGCCGAGAGCGCATGGGCGGTCATGCCGAAGGACATCGCGGCACGGTGGCGCACGGTCGCCCGTGACCGGATGGCGCGGCACGCCGAACGCCGGGCGCCGGATGCCGACCCGGACGACGTCGACGGGTACGTGCTCGCACTGCGCGCCGACCGATCAGCGGTCGTCACCGGCGCCGAGCCGCCCGCCCGAGTCAGGGCCGAACTCGCGCGCGTCGGCCGGACGCTCGACGAGCCGGCCCCGGCGAACCCCCGCTACCTCGCGGCGAAGGCAGCCATGTTCCCGAAGCGCGACAAGCCCGCCGGACCGCCCGAGCTCGGCGTGCGCTGCCCGACATGCGAGGCGAACGCCGGCCGCCCGTGCAAGACGCTGGGGCGAGAACGGGTCATGGGCAACACGCACCCGGACCGGCAGCGCGATCACTTCGTCGCGCAGCAACAGGGGGCGAGCGCATGA
- a CDS encoding major capsid protein yields MLINTDYITPAELTGYVRAGEADRAANQFTLARWLPNNPIDDLEYRFTRGGEGLIEAASFRSYDTESQIAARPGIARVSGELPPISRKLRLGEYDRLRQRRLDGQVRNALMRDALRMTRAVSARMELARGEVLYKGKLELAENGIVATVDFGRKASHTVVAATAWTNPAAEILADLMAWKATYIATNGEAPGAIVTSDRVVALMMRNDELRALVYAGGVSQPSVISVASINSVLQAYSLPPISTYEAQVRVNGSVTRIIPDDRVLLLPAAGDANDPESTDLGATLWGTTAESLDGDYGIEDGEEPGIVSGVYAEKDPPALWTKAAAIGLPVLANPDLTFCADVA; encoded by the coding sequence GTGCTGATCAACACCGACTACATCACCCCCGCCGAGCTCACCGGCTACGTGCGCGCCGGCGAGGCCGACCGCGCAGCGAATCAGTTCACACTCGCCCGGTGGCTGCCGAACAATCCGATCGATGACCTTGAGTACCGCTTCACCCGGGGCGGCGAGGGGCTGATCGAGGCGGCGTCGTTCCGGTCGTACGACACCGAGTCGCAGATCGCTGCGCGGCCCGGGATCGCCCGCGTCTCCGGTGAACTGCCGCCGATCTCCCGCAAGCTGCGGCTCGGCGAGTACGACCGGCTGCGGCAGCGTCGCCTCGACGGGCAGGTGCGCAACGCGCTCATGCGTGACGCACTGCGCATGACACGGGCGGTGTCCGCGCGTATGGAGCTCGCCCGCGGCGAGGTGCTCTACAAGGGCAAGCTCGAACTCGCCGAGAACGGCATCGTCGCGACCGTCGACTTCGGCAGGAAGGCGTCGCACACGGTCGTCGCTGCAACCGCGTGGACGAACCCGGCCGCCGAGATCCTCGCCGATCTCATGGCGTGGAAGGCGACTTACATCGCGACCAACGGCGAAGCGCCCGGCGCCATCGTCACGAGCGATCGAGTCGTCGCGCTGATGATGCGGAATGACGAACTGCGCGCCCTGGTGTACGCGGGCGGCGTCTCGCAGCCTTCGGTGATCAGTGTCGCCTCGATCAACTCGGTTCTACAGGCGTACTCGCTCCCGCCGATCTCGACGTACGAGGCACAGGTGCGGGTCAACGGCAGCGTTACCCGGATCATCCCCGACGACCGTGTGCTGCTGCTGCCGGCCGCCGGCGACGCCAACGACCCGGAGTCGACCGACCTCGGCGCCACGCTGTGGGGTACGACTGCCGAGTCTCTCGACGGCGATTACGGGATCGAGGACGGCGAAGAGCCGGGCATCGTCTCGGGCGTCTACGCGGAGAAGGACCCGCCGGCGCTGTGGACGAAGGCGGCGGCGATCGGGCTGCCCGTGCTCGCGAACCCCGACCTGACGTTCTGCGCCGACGTCGCCTGA
- a CDS encoding phage portal protein — MLSDEVDSPDWWLLRLGRQIRDRTTELDLWWDYYRGRHPLPELPRNVGDAFRAFQRKSRTNFMGTVANSPVHRLRALGITDGDGNPDDDAARWWQLNRLDSRQKQVYRTALTQSVGYMIVGPHPTRVEENSRPSPLITAETPRECIVEHDPATGERRAGLKAWYDDVERVGRATLYLPSVIVRYRTKERGPGRLPWGRQAWEQDGDEQEHDLGDLPMVDFPCRPELGEDPEPEFAGVIDIQDRLNLGVLNRMTAARYSAFRQKYVTGHKFRKRIDPLTGLEVVEQPFVPSPSAVWASEGEATRFGQLDATDLSGFLKEHEADIRNLLLISNTPAYYFATDLVNISADTVQALDVLHLAKVGEHMAVFGEAIEDVFTLCARQAGVERDFTEAEVRWEDPRQLNPAVLADAAVKKKSVGYPLSVLAEDMGESPQRVRRIASGAAADALLGASLLPTAPQQPAGTGTGETA, encoded by the coding sequence ATGCTGAGTGACGAGGTCGACTCTCCCGACTGGTGGCTGCTGCGGCTCGGGCGTCAGATACGTGACCGGACGACCGAGCTTGATCTGTGGTGGGACTACTACCGCGGGCGGCACCCATTGCCCGAGCTGCCGCGGAACGTCGGCGACGCTTTCCGCGCGTTCCAGCGCAAGAGCCGTACCAACTTCATGGGCACGGTGGCGAACTCTCCCGTGCACCGGCTGCGGGCGCTCGGGATCACCGACGGCGACGGGAATCCGGACGACGACGCGGCCCGGTGGTGGCAGCTCAACCGACTCGACTCGCGGCAGAAGCAGGTGTACCGCACCGCGCTTACGCAGTCAGTCGGCTACATGATCGTCGGGCCGCACCCGACCCGGGTCGAGGAAAACAGTCGCCCCTCGCCGCTCATCACCGCCGAGACGCCGCGCGAGTGCATCGTCGAGCACGACCCGGCGACCGGCGAGCGCCGAGCCGGGCTCAAGGCTTGGTACGACGACGTCGAGCGGGTGGGCCGGGCAACGCTCTACCTGCCCAGCGTGATCGTGCGGTACAGGACGAAGGAGCGCGGGCCCGGCCGGCTGCCATGGGGCCGACAGGCGTGGGAGCAAGACGGCGACGAGCAAGAGCACGACCTCGGCGATCTGCCCATGGTCGACTTCCCGTGCCGGCCCGAGCTCGGCGAGGACCCCGAGCCCGAGTTCGCCGGCGTGATCGACATTCAGGACCGACTCAACCTCGGCGTGCTCAACCGCATGACCGCGGCGAGGTACTCAGCCTTCCGGCAGAAGTACGTCACCGGCCACAAGTTCCGCAAGCGGATCGACCCGCTCACCGGGCTCGAAGTCGTCGAGCAGCCGTTCGTACCCTCGCCGTCCGCAGTGTGGGCGAGCGAAGGCGAGGCGACGCGGTTCGGACAGCTCGACGCGACCGACTTGAGCGGGTTCCTGAAGGAGCACGAGGCCGATATCCGAAACCTTCTGCTGATCAGCAACACCCCCGCTTATTACTTCGCGACCGACCTCGTCAACATCAGCGCCGACACCGTGCAGGCGCTCGATGTGCTGCACCTCGCGAAGGTCGGCGAACACATGGCGGTCTTCGGCGAGGCGATCGAGGACGTCTTCACTCTGTGCGCGCGGCAGGCAGGTGTCGAGCGTGACTTCACCGAGGCTGAGGTGCGTTGGGAGGACCCGCGGCAGCTCAACCCGGCCGTGCTCGCCGACGCCGCGGTGAAGAAGAAGAGCGTCGGCTACCCCCTCAGCGTGCTCGCCGAAGACATGGGCGAGTCGCCGCAGCGCGTACGGCGCATCGCTTCGGGCGCAGCGGCTGATGCGCTGCTCGGCGCCTCACTGCTGCCGACGGCGCCGCAGCAGCCGGCCGGCACGGGCACCGGTGAGACAGCGTGA